One segment of Acidianus sp. HS-5 DNA contains the following:
- a CDS encoding membrane dipeptidase, with translation MVLVDLHEDFAYSAQEGKDIIHGKEQSSIEMLKTVDKNAIIFSSIFPHIDVLSERSKELSLRYGFYTSSSNFSFDVLLSQLKDYYYLERTGHIKIIRSKEDLKKPGIKFLLSLEGTDSLKEFEDLYILKELHFLNVGLTWNYDTKFASSCFSRRDYGLTSEGEELVKLANKLGMIIDLAHASKRTVLDVCSITSKPVIISHGNARKLKDHVRNYDDEEIECVVKRGGVIGITAITSTLPEKSIKGLIENIKYIGESFGWDYVAIGTDFLGISEVPQGFEKITKIKELVIEGHEDQILWRNAYRVIEENL, from the coding sequence ATTGTGCTAGTAGATCTCCATGAAGATTTTGCATATTCAGCTCAAGAAGGAAAGGACATTATCCACGGAAAAGAGCAGTCAAGTATTGAAATGCTAAAGACTGTTGATAAGAACGCAATAATTTTCTCTTCCATTTTTCCTCACATTGATGTATTAAGTGAAAGAAGCAAAGAATTATCTTTAAGATATGGATTTTATACAAGCTCATCAAATTTCTCATTTGATGTATTATTATCTCAGCTTAAAGACTACTACTACCTAGAAAGGACAGGACATATTAAGATAATAAGGAGTAAAGAAGATCTAAAAAAGCCTGGAATAAAGTTCTTACTTTCCTTAGAAGGCACAGACTCTTTAAAGGAATTCGAAGATCTCTATATTCTCAAGGAACTTCACTTCCTAAATGTAGGCTTAACATGGAATTACGACACAAAGTTTGCTTCATCTTGCTTTTCTAGGAGAGATTACGGATTAACGTCAGAAGGAGAGGAGTTAGTTAAATTAGCTAATAAATTAGGAATGATAATCGATTTAGCTCATGCAAGCAAAAGGACTGTACTTGATGTTTGTTCAATAACTTCTAAGCCAGTAATAATCTCCCATGGTAATGCAAGAAAATTGAAAGATCACGTAAGAAATTATGATGATGAGGAAATAGAATGCGTTGTTAAGAGAGGAGGAGTAATAGGAATTACTGCAATTACCTCGACACTCCCTGAAAAGAGCATAAAAGGTCTCATAGAAAATATAAAATACATAGGAGAATCCTTCGGTTGGGACTACGTTGCTATAGGTACAGATTTTCTGGGAATTTCAGAAGTACCTCAAGGTTTCGAGAAAATAACTAAAATAAAGGAATTAGTAATTGAAGGTCATGAAGATCAAATCCTCTGGAGAAACGCTTACAGAGTAATAGAAGAGAACCTTTAG